A section of the Raphanus sativus cultivar WK10039 unplaced genomic scaffold, ASM80110v3 Scaffold0847, whole genome shotgun sequence genome encodes:
- the LOC108822952 gene encoding uncharacterized protein LOC108822952 isoform X4, which produces MCMIMSPSPNGNVGEALLFNVDSCELVRSPEKAFPKELYNANLVGASRGWGMFSNRQDRSVVISDFLNPYASKSEPKVIPLPPFTTMPTYQTEVVCNMAMSSSPEPYDKDWVVGIRFLGKQLSFCRPHLDLRWTNIPTPFESWDTSKLMYSKKDQRFNLLAPGGNYLCSWDHDFNKDKKPKFHELVLHNLPSMPREQQKRLDSNCREDHWVESPSGESFLVKWFSEYTPEGCKVPMVMVFREEDTKDGRINMHYTDDIGDMCIFISKSEDFCVKASSCRGLNPNSIFLNGRLFVSLNMSKFSCRLYEYPEDIPYTIPYSPYWLPPFSSY; this is translated from the exons ATGTGCATGATTATGTCTCCCTCGCCTAACGGAAACGTGGGAGAAGCCCTGCTGTTCAACGTGGACAGTTGTGAGTTAGTTAGATCTCCAGAGAAAGCATTTCCCAAAGAGCTTTATAACGCTAATTTGGTCGGAGCTTCCCGTGGATGGGGCATGTTCTCCAATAGGCAAGACCGCTCAGTAGTTATCAGCGACTTTCTGAACCCATATGCTTCCAAGTCAGAACCAAAGGTGATTCCTCTACCTCCATTCACTACAATGCCCACTTACCAAACCGAAGTGGTGTGCAACATGGCCATGTCCTCTTCTCCTGAGCCATATGACAAAGACTGGGTCGTTGGCATCAGGTTCTTGGGTAAACAGCTAAGTTTCTGCAGACCCCATCTTGATTTGCGATGGACTAACATCCCAACACCTTTTGAGTCATGGGATACCTCAAAACTAATGTATTCCAAGAAAGACCAACGGTTCAACTTGCTTGCTCCTGGAGGCAACTACTTATGCTCTTGGGATCACGACTTCAATAAAGACAAGAAGCCTAAGTTCCATGAGTTAGTGTTGCACAACCTTCCAAGCATGCCACGCGAACAACAGAAACGGTTGGATTCTAACTGCAGGGAGGATCACTGGGTGGAGTCACCTTCCGGCGAATCTTTCCTTGTCAAATG GTTCTCAGAATACACTCCTGAAGGGTGCAAAGTACCGATGGTAATGGTGTTTAGAGAGGAGGATACAAAAGATGGGAGGATAAACATGCACTACACTGATGACATTGGAGATATGTGCATTTTCATCTCGAAAAGTGAGGACTTCTGCGTTAAGGCGAGCTCTTGCCGTGGCCTCAACCCTAACTCCATCTTTTTAAATGGACGTTTGTTTGTGTCGCTCAATATGAGTAAGTTTAGCTGTCGTCTCTATGAATATCCAGAAGATATACCATATACGATTCCTTACTCCCCCTACTGGCTTCCTCCGTTTTCTAGCTATTAG
- the LOC108822952 gene encoding uncharacterized protein LOC108822952 isoform X3, which yields MPRLLFKLSPFIYKSRNVRTLSSSTTGPYTPMCMIMSPSPNGNVGEALLFNVDSCELVRSPEKAFPKELYNANLVGASRGWGMFSNRQDRSVVISDFLNPYASKSEPKVIPLPPFTTMPTYQTEVVCNMAMSSSPEPYDKDWVVGIRFLGKQLSFCRPHLDLRWTNIPTPFESWDTSKLMYSKKDQRFNLLAPGGNYLCSWDHDFNKDKKPKFHELVLHNLPSMPREQQKRLDSNCREDHWVESPSGESFLVKWFSEYTPEGCKVPMVMVFREEDTKDGRINMHYTDDIGDMCIFISKSEDFCVKASSCRGLNPNSIFLNGRLFVSLNMNAQEHERSFVFILHDRSVYVA from the exons ATGCCTCGGCTTCTCTTCAAGCTCTCTCCCTTC ATTTACAAGAGCAGGAACGTCCGTACGTTATCATCGTCCACGACCGGCCCGTATACTCCGATGTGCATGATTATGTCTCCCTCGCCTAACGGAAACGTGGGAGAAGCCCTGCTGTTCAACGTGGACAGTTGTGAGTTAGTTAGATCTCCAGAGAAAGCATTTCCCAAAGAGCTTTATAACGCTAATTTGGTCGGAGCTTCCCGTGGATGGGGCATGTTCTCCAATAGGCAAGACCGCTCAGTAGTTATCAGCGACTTTCTGAACCCATATGCTTCCAAGTCAGAACCAAAGGTGATTCCTCTACCTCCATTCACTACAATGCCCACTTACCAAACCGAAGTGGTGTGCAACATGGCCATGTCCTCTTCTCCTGAGCCATATGACAAAGACTGGGTCGTTGGCATCAGGTTCTTGGGTAAACAGCTAAGTTTCTGCAGACCCCATCTTGATTTGCGATGGACTAACATCCCAACACCTTTTGAGTCATGGGATACCTCAAAACTAATGTATTCCAAGAAAGACCAACGGTTCAACTTGCTTGCTCCTGGAGGCAACTACTTATGCTCTTGGGATCACGACTTCAATAAAGACAAGAAGCCTAAGTTCCATGAGTTAGTGTTGCACAACCTTCCAAGCATGCCACGCGAACAACAGAAACGGTTGGATTCTAACTGCAGGGAGGATCACTGGGTGGAGTCACCTTCCGGCGAATCTTTCCTTGTCAAATG GTTCTCAGAATACACTCCTGAAGGGTGCAAAGTACCGATGGTAATGGTGTTTAGAGAGGAGGATACAAAAGATGGGAGGATAAACATGCACTACACTGATGACATTGGAGATATGTGCATTTTCATCTCGAAAAGTGAGGACTTCTGCGTTAAGGCGAGCTCTTGCCGTGGCCTCAACCCTAACTCCATCTTTTTAAATGGACGTTTGTTTGTGTCGCTCAATATGA ATGCACAGGAGCATGAGCGTTCGTTCGTTTTCATCCTCCATGACAGGTCCGTATATGTCGCTTAG
- the LOC108822952 gene encoding uncharacterized protein LOC108822952 isoform X1 encodes MSRFLSKLSPIMHRSMSVRSFSSSMTGPYMSLSLKVNPSPGGVNIGKVLLFDPAKEELLELADKIIPEEIIMTKATGASKGWAFFSDPQDSCILITDVMKPWSCKSNPKIFTLPPLTPLPSCQTDVIWSVAMSSCPDDDQDWVVGIKSLGDQLSFCRPRRDLRWTKITTPPDYFPTSNLMYSKKDGKFYLIGPGGHHLLSYDPHFKKSDKPEFHELQFRNFPESFKYDSEQSELFPSSSRTERLVESASGDERFLVKWYAKGCLDSRKISYETQRIMVFREEETTEGRFMCYTDDIGDMCIFVSKGEAFCIPASSFPGLKPNSIYFIGFGVGVYDLTTRTSSSFQAPKGVLNFPWAPYWFPPSSS; translated from the exons ATGTCTCGATTTCTCTCCAAGCTCTCTCCCATC ATGCACAGGAGCATGAGCGTTCGTTCGTTTTCATCCTCCATGACAGGTCCGTATATGTCGCTTAGTCTCAAAGTAAATCCCTCGCCGGGAGGCGTCAACATAGGGAAAGTGCTTTTGTTCGACCCAGCCAAAGAAGAGTTACTAGAACTCGCGGACAAAATAATACCTGAAGAAATAATCATGACCAAAGCAACCGGAGCTTCCAAGGGATGGGCATTTTTCAGTGACCCGCAAGATAGCTGCATACTCATCACCGACGTCATGAAACCATGGTCTTGCAAATCGAACCCCAAGATCTTTACTCTGCCTCCACTTACTCCCCTGCCTTCTTGCCAAACTGATGTCATCTGGAGTGTGGCAATGTCTTCTTGTCCTGATGATGACCAAGACTGGGTGGTTGGCATCAAGTCCTTGGGTGACCAGCTGAGTTTCTGTAGGCCTCGTCGTGACTTGCGTTGGACTAAGATCACAACCCCTCCTGACTACTTTCCAACCTCAAATCTCATGTATTCCAAGAAAGATGGCAAGTTCTACTTGATCGGCCCTGGAGGCCATCACTTGTTATCCTATGATCCCCATTTCAAGAAATCCGACAAGCCTGAGTTCCATGAGTTGCAGTTTCGCAACTTTCCGGAGTCGTTCAAGTATGACTCGGAGCAATCAGAGCTGTTTCCTTCTTCTTCCCGGACAGAACGCCTTGTGGAGTCAGCTTCCGGAGATGAACGTTTCCTCGTCAAATg GTACGCAAAAGGATGTTTGGATTCGAGAAAAATATCGTATGAAACGCAGCGGATCATGGTGTTTAGAGAGGAGGAGACAACAGAGGGAAGATTTATGTGTTACACTGATGACATTGGAGATATGTGCATCTTTGTTTCAAAGGGAGAGGCTTTTTGTATCCCCGCAAGCTCTTTCCCTGGACTCAAACCAAACTCCATCTATTTTATAGGCTTCGGCGTAGGTGTTTACGATCTAACCACTAGAACCTCCTCTAGTTTTCAAGCTCCTAAAGGTGTACTGAATTTTCCTTGGGCCCCTTACTGGTTTCCTCCATCTTCTAGCTAG
- the LOC108822952 gene encoding uncharacterized protein LOC108822952 isoform X2 — protein MPRLLFKLSPFIYKSRNVRTLSSSTTGPYTPMCMIMSPSPNGNVGEALLFNVDSCELVRSPEKAFPKELYNANLVGASRGWGMFSNRQDRSVVISDFLNPYASKSEPKVIPLPPFTTMPTYQTEVVCNMAMSSSPEPYDKDWVVGIRFLGKQLSFCRPHLDLRWTNIPTPFESWDTSKLMYSKKDQRFNLLAPGGNYLCSWDHDFNKDKKPKFHELVLHNLPSMPREQQKRLDSNCREDHWVESPSGESFLVKWFSEYTPEGCKVPMVMVFREEDTKDGRINMHYTDDIGDMCIFISKSEDFCVKASSCRGLNPNSIFLNGRLFVSLNMSKFSCRLYEYPEDIPYTIPYSPYWLPPFSSY, from the exons ATGCCTCGGCTTCTCTTCAAGCTCTCTCCCTTC ATTTACAAGAGCAGGAACGTCCGTACGTTATCATCGTCCACGACCGGCCCGTATACTCCGATGTGCATGATTATGTCTCCCTCGCCTAACGGAAACGTGGGAGAAGCCCTGCTGTTCAACGTGGACAGTTGTGAGTTAGTTAGATCTCCAGAGAAAGCATTTCCCAAAGAGCTTTATAACGCTAATTTGGTCGGAGCTTCCCGTGGATGGGGCATGTTCTCCAATAGGCAAGACCGCTCAGTAGTTATCAGCGACTTTCTGAACCCATATGCTTCCAAGTCAGAACCAAAGGTGATTCCTCTACCTCCATTCACTACAATGCCCACTTACCAAACCGAAGTGGTGTGCAACATGGCCATGTCCTCTTCTCCTGAGCCATATGACAAAGACTGGGTCGTTGGCATCAGGTTCTTGGGTAAACAGCTAAGTTTCTGCAGACCCCATCTTGATTTGCGATGGACTAACATCCCAACACCTTTTGAGTCATGGGATACCTCAAAACTAATGTATTCCAAGAAAGACCAACGGTTCAACTTGCTTGCTCCTGGAGGCAACTACTTATGCTCTTGGGATCACGACTTCAATAAAGACAAGAAGCCTAAGTTCCATGAGTTAGTGTTGCACAACCTTCCAAGCATGCCACGCGAACAACAGAAACGGTTGGATTCTAACTGCAGGGAGGATCACTGGGTGGAGTCACCTTCCGGCGAATCTTTCCTTGTCAAATG GTTCTCAGAATACACTCCTGAAGGGTGCAAAGTACCGATGGTAATGGTGTTTAGAGAGGAGGATACAAAAGATGGGAGGATAAACATGCACTACACTGATGACATTGGAGATATGTGCATTTTCATCTCGAAAAGTGAGGACTTCTGCGTTAAGGCGAGCTCTTGCCGTGGCCTCAACCCTAACTCCATCTTTTTAAATGGACGTTTGTTTGTGTCGCTCAATATGAGTAAGTTTAGCTGTCGTCTCTATGAATATCCAGAAGATATACCATATACGATTCCTTACTCCCCCTACTGGCTTCCTCCGTTTTCTAGCTATTAG